Proteins encoded together in one Malaclemys terrapin pileata isolate rMalTer1 chromosome 16, rMalTer1.hap1, whole genome shotgun sequence window:
- the TMEM119 gene encoding transmembrane protein 119, giving the protein MAAPATVCVLLMLMAPLCITRSTRIHATVLDDNSGSGDNPGASIPSSASVNLGVNPTAGTTAVNFVNGTLTSINIFERIVNFFKEYMLLIIVVGSLVFVLLFIVCAAVIVRQKHKASAYYPSSFPKKKYVDQSDRSGGAKAFSEVPEKAPETHPEEPVDSSKQLQADILAAAQNLKSPAKVCMANGDGTKIEDKPPKEEEEGTKVEDDKLTAECVSKEQAAPQEKVEPAKETPAPNCTAETEAKGEEPPSIEEVQPVEQANESSPEELKECPGAADPVLQTPEGEKQDVSVPAAPDACAPGV; this is encoded by the coding sequence ATGGCTGCTCCAGCTACGGTCTGTGTGCTCCTTATGCTCATGGCACCTCTGTGCATCACGCGATCGACACGCATCCATGCGACTGTCCTGGATGATAATAGTGGGAGTGGAGACAATCCGGGTGCCTCCATCCCCTCCTCTGCGAGTGTGAATTTGGGGGTGAATCCTACAGCCGGGACTACTGCTGTGAACTTTGTCAATGGCACCTTGACTTCGATCAACATCTTCGAGAGGATTGTGAACTTCTTTAAAGAGTACATGCTGCTAATCATTGTGGTAGGGTCCTTAGTTTTTGTGCTGCTCTTCATTGTATGTGCAGCCGTCATCGTGCGGCAGAAACACAAGGCCTCTGCCTATTACCCGTCGTCGTTTCCGAAGAAGAAGTACGTGGACCAGAGTGACCGGTCGGGGGGTGCCAAAGCTTTCAGTGAAGTTCCTGAAAAGGCTCCTGAGACGCACCCGGAGGAGCCCGTGGACTCCTCCAAGCAGCTGCAAGCTGATATATTGGCTGCTGCCCAGAACTTGAAATCCCCAGCCAAGGTCTGCATGGCGAATGGCGATGGGACCAAAATAGAGGATAAGCCCccaaaagaagaggaggaagggacCAAAGTGGAGGACGACAAACTAACAGCGGAGTGTGTTTCCAAAGAACAGGCCGCTCCCCAGGAGAAAGTTGAACCAGCGAAAGAGACGCCCGCTCCAAATTGCACAGCAGAAACGGAGGCCAAAGGAGAAGAACCTCCCTCCATTGAGGAAGTTCAGCCCGTGGAGCAGGCCAATGAGTCCTCACCAGAAGAGCTCAAAGAATGCCCCGGGGCTGCCGATCCCGTCCTGCAAACCCCTGAAGGTGAGAAGCAAGATGTGTCTGTTCCAGCGGCTCCTGATGCCTGTGCTCCGGGTGTCTAA
- the SELPLG gene encoding P-selectin glycoprotein ligand 1, giving the protein MPAPILHCQPSSSQGQMAPIRASLLLLFSSLLQASAYKLPAIQLSGQDDRVRESSAAGGLPAAEGSQRGQWVWDTAGAGSADFPMSIREKREAEVKSSNHSAEETTNTTSHHNTFSTTPSEYPVDEAESSPAPELDDDSTSQENQYDDTTATAEPLSVNSSDNVSTEVAKVTAGSHLDTSAKAAPTQGSSNVSSEAAVARIEEILVSSTESMEHVSSVRSMGVKGLGESSATSPPESRTESSDGVLLVKELASWRPGLSKVGKTHSPHTRPTVGGSVAAQVPLQELPVHTNTLVGKCLLAIFILALVAATFIICTAVLATLLWRQKRVCRVRRHDNTEMVCISALLPDSEPVANGEKPSKVKRMKMPTDNSSETEGDNLTVSSFLPDH; this is encoded by the coding sequence GTCAAATGGCTCCAATCCGggcctctctgctgctgctgttttcgaGCCTGCTCCAGGCCTCTGCTTACAAGCTGCCAGCCATCCAGCTCAGTGGCCAAGATGATAGAGTTCGAGAAAGCTCGGCAGCAGGTGGGCTTCCTGCGGCTGAGGGCTCTCAGCGGGGCCAGTGGGTGTGGGacacagcaggggctgggagcgctGACTTCCCCATGTCTATCCGTGAGAAGAGGGAAGCTGAGGTGAAATCTTCCAATCATTCTGCTGAAGAGACCACTAACACCACCAGCCACCACAACACATTCTCCACGACTCCTTCGGAGTATCCCGTGGACGAAGCCGAGTCCTCTCCAGCTCCTGAACTGGATGACGACAGTACGTCCCAAGAAAACCAATATGATGATACTACCGCTACAGCAGAGCCATTGTCTGTGAACAGCTCTGACAACGTCTCCACAGAAGTGGCCAAAGTTACAGCGGGCAGCCATCTTGATACCTCAGCCAAGGCAGCCCCAACTCAGGGCAGCAGCAACGTCTCCTCAGAAGCGGCAGTCGCTAGAATAGAAGAAATCCTCGTGAGCAGCACAGAGAGTATGGAACATGTCTCCTCTGTCAGGTCAATGGGAgtgaaggggctgggggagagctcAGCTACTTCGCCACCTGAATCTCGGACGGAGTCCTCTGACGGAGTCCTGCTTGTGAAGGAGTTGGCCAGTTGGAGGCCTGGCCTCTCCAAGGTGGGAAAGACCCATTCTCCTCACACGAGGCCCACAGTGGGTGGCTCTGTCGCAGCGCAAGTCCCCTTGCAGGAGCTGCCCGTTCACACAAATACCCTGGTGGGGAAGTGTTTGCTGGCCATCTTCATCCTAGCTCTTGTGGCGGCCACCTTCATCATCTGCACCGCCGTCCTCGCCACCCTACTGTGGCGCCAGAAGCGTGTCTGCCGGGTGCGCCGGCATGACAACACTGAGATGGTGTGTATCTCAGCCCTGCTGCCCGACAGCGAGCCGGTGGCCAATGGGGAGAAGCCCAGCAAGGTAAAGAGGATGAAGATGCCCACGGACAACAGCTCGGAGACCGAAGGAGACAACCTGACTGTGAGCAGCTTCCTGCCAGACCATTAG